Within the Nocardioides humi genome, the region ACGCCCTCCTGCTGGTTCAGATAGCCCGTGGCGAGAACCACGAGGTCTGCGTCGAGCGACGTGCCGTCGGCCAGTCGCAGACCATCCTCGGCGAAGCTCGCGATGTCGGCGGCCTGCACCAACGGGATCTCTCCCGCGCTGATGAGATCGGAGCAGCCGACGTTGATGTAGTACCCACCGCCCTGCCGGAGGTACTTCATGTGGAAGCCGGTTCCGTCCGGCCCGTAGTCGGTCCGGAACCCAACCCGCTCCAGGCCGTCGATCAACTCGGAGTCGAGCTCGCATGTCTTCCGGGTCAGCCACTGGTAGCTCGTCTGCAGCACGGGATAGGGAATGGACGCCGTGATGAGATCGATCGACTCGATGTCGGGATGCTCGGAGTAGACCGCATAGACCATGGTGCCGCTGGGCTTGAGGCTCACCACACAGGTCGGACTCCGCTGCACCATCGCCACAGGCACGCCATGGGCGTGGAGGTCCTGTGCGACGTCGTGACCGCTGTTGCCCGTACCCACCACGATCGCCCGGCGGCCGGCATACGCAGATCCGCTCGAGTACCTGCTCGAGTGGATCACCTCGCCCTGAAAGCGGGAAAGGCCCTCGATCTCGGGGATGTGGGGGATGCTGCTCGCGCCGCCGGTCGCGAGCACCACGTGCGGGACGGTCAACGATCGCGGCTCATGTCCCGCACGCCTCACTTCGACCCGCCAGGTCCGAGCCTCGGCATCGTACTCCGCCGATGCCGCTTCGGCCGACGTCCATACGTTCAGCTCCATCGCCTCGGCGTAGTACTCCAGCCAACCGGCGAGCTTGTCCTTGGGCATGAACGTCGGCCATGTCGGCGGGAACGGCATGTACGGCAGACTGTTGGCCCACACCTCGTTGTGCAGGGTCAGCGAGTGGTAGCGCTCGCGCCAGTTGTCGCCGACGCGCGGCGTCTTCTCGACCACCAGCACGTCGACTCCCTGGGCGACGAGCCGCGCGGCGAGGATCAGCCCTGACTGGCCGCCACCGATGACGAGCACCTCCGGGTCGCGGTCCAGGTACTCGCGATCGAGGTTCCGCCTGTCCAGCCAGTTGGGCCCCGAGAACGTCTGGGAGTACTCGAGACCCTCCGGCCGGTGCGGACCGATCCGCTCCTCGTAGCCGTTCAGCTCCTGGAGAGCGGTCAGGATGGTCCATGCCTTGGCAGGACCCGGCTCCGCGTCGACCAGACGCACGAAGGCGGTGCCTCGGCCCACCCGGGTGTCGAAGTCGAAGAATCCCTCGACGACGTCTCGAGCAGACCGGCGCACACACCTGGGTTGGATCCGGTCGGACGACGGACGGATGTTCGAGAGCCCAACGCCTGGGAACGCGTCCACGAGAGCCAGCCCGATCTCGGTAGACCCCTGGAACGTCCGGAAGCCGCCGGTCAGCGCCAGCATGTCCTTCAGATATCCGTCGGGCTCGACCAACTCTCCCACCATGTGCAGGTCGCCATCAGCGACCGCGGGCGTGAACGCAGAGAGCCACTGCTCGAAGACGCGCTGCGCGCGCTCTGCTGTCGGATCGGTCGACGTCATCTGGAGCCTCCTCCTCGTCGCTCGCCGCGTGGCGAGCCCACTCGTTCCATCGTCGGCCGACCGACGACCTTCTGTCAACATTGTCGTTGATCGTCTGGATCACACCTTTTCACCTTCGCGTAGGCATGAGAGCAGTTTTCTTCACGGCGGCTCCGTGGCAGCGTTCAACGCATGAGTTGACCTTCTCTGTGCGCAGGGATAGCGTGCCCGTCAATACCGCCCAGCTGTGAGGAGCTCATCCATGTCGGATCTGCGCAACCGCGTCGCGCTGGTGACCGGGGCCGCTCGCGGCCAGGGGCGGAGTCACGCCGTGCGCCTCGCCGAGGCCGGGGCGAACATCATCGCCCTCGACATCTGCGCGGACATCGACACGGCGGACTACGGACTCGGCACCGAGGAGGATCTGGCCGAGACCGAGGCCCAGATCCGGGACACGGGTCGGCAGGTCGTGGCCACGCGCGCCGACACCCGCGATCAGGCGGCGCTCGAGCAAGCCGTGGCCGACGGGGTCGCAGAGCTGGGCAGGCTCGACATCGTCGTGGCCAACGCGGGGATCCTGACCTACGGCAAGGATCGCCCGGCAGCGCGATTCCGGGACGCGATCGAGGTGAACCTGATCGGCACCTGGAACACCCTGGAGGCATCGGTTCCGCACATTGTCGCCGGCGGCCGAGGCGGCGCCGTCGTGATCACCGGTTCCACCAACGGCACCTCGGGCAAGGCCTCGGAGGTGAGCGCAGGTGCTCGCGGCTATACCGCGAGCAAGCATGGCCTGGTGGGCCTCATGCGCAGCTACGCACTGGCGTTGGGCAGCGAGTCGATCCGCGTCAGCATGGTCAGTCCCACCGGTGTCAATACTCCGATGGTCTCCCTCGGGGGGAGTCGTCGATGGCGCAACGAGTGCAGGAAGTGCCGTGGGACATGTCGAATGTGCTGCCGGTTCCACTGATCGAGGCCAGCGACGTGAGCGCCGCCGTCGCCTGGCTGGTATCCGACGAGGCGCGGTACGTGACGGGCGTGAACCTGGCGGTCGACGCCGGCTGCGCACTGAAGTAGCGGGGAGCCGTCAAGCATGCGGCCGAGCCGGCCGGCCCCGCGGGCAGGAGGGCCTGATGAACGGATCTGTGATATCTGAGATCGCTTGATGAGTTGTCAGGCTGGAAGGATGTCGCAGTGCCCAAGCCCTATCCCCGCGAGTTCTGTGAGGACGTTGTCCGGGTTTCTCCGAACCGCGGTCCTGGTGTGACACTCGCGCAGATCGCGACCGACTTGGGTCCATGAGATGACGATCTCGAAGTGACTGCGTCCAGCACTGCTGCGCCTGGCTCGCCAACCCGGTCACCGATAGCGAACTTGGGGAGGCCTACCTCCGAAACGGGATCTTCGACGCACACCGCGAGGACCCCGAGCTCGGCTACCGGCTCCTGTTCGACGAGGTCACCCGACGCAGGACACGTCGTGTCGGAGCGGACGGTGTGGAAGATCTGCTCGACCAACGAGTGGTGGTGCGTGTTCGGCAAGAAGGTCCGCAGCAAGAAGGGTCGGCCCGGCGCTCCCGCACACGAGGATCTGGTCCGTCGTCAGTTCACCGTGACCGGCCCCAACAGGGCATAGTTGACCGACATCTCCGAGCATCCGACCGCGGTCGGTCAGCTCTGAACCTGCGCGGTCAAGGACGTGTGGTCCAACCGGATCATGTGCTACTCCATCGATTCCCGGAAGAGTTCTCAACTCGCACTCGACGCCCTCGGATCGGCTGTCGCCCGACGCGGCGCCCGGGTGGTCGGATTCACGCTGTCACTCTGATCGTGGAGGCCAGCGTCGAAGCCGGAAACTGCAGCAGTCGCTGCGGCGTCACCAGATGGTTGGCTCGATGGGGCAGGTCGGCCCAGCCGGCGACGACGCCACCATGGCGAGCTTCTTCAGCCTGCTCCAACGCAACGTCTCGGACCGGCACAAGCGAACCAACCGGGAGAACCCCCGGATCCCGATCGTGACCTGAATCGAGCGAACCTGCCACCACCGCCGACGCCAGGCACGACTCGGTCGATTGACGCCCATCGAGTACGAAGCCATCATGACCACGCTGGCCGACCAGACCGCGTGACCGACTGTCACAATCAGTGCAGCAGTCCCGGACACCGAGGAGGTGGCTTGACCATGCCATGGACGTGGCTGGCGGGAGATCGACGGGTCGACACTCAGACGACCTGCATGAGGCGAAGCGCCTGCTTCGGACAGCGGTCCACCGCCTCGGCCGCCTCTGCCCGCGTCACATCGTCGTCAGGCTGACGTCGAACGGACACGACATCGTCGTCGCCCACCTGGAAGATGGTGGGCGCCAGCATCTCGCAGACCGCGGCTCCCTCGCACACCAACTCGTCGACGACGATGTGCTCGTCCGGACTCACAGCCGCACCTGCATCGACTTAATGCCGTTGATGTGCATCGACCGCAGCGGTCTGGGTTCCTCCGTCACGGTGGCGCCGGGGAACCGACGAAGCAGCTCCTGGAACAGCGCCGAGATCTCCCGGCGTGCGATATTGGCGCCGAGACAGAAGTGCGGACCGCCTCCTCCGAAGCTCTGATGGAGATTGGGATCGCGCTCGATGCGGAAGAGGTGAGGGTCGGGGAAGCGCTCGGGGTCGCGATTCGCGGCGGCGAACCATGTCGCGACCTTCTGACCCTTGCGCATATGGACGCCCTTGAAGTCGATGTCGTTCATCAGAACCCGTGACTGATTCCGCACCGGCGTCGACCATCGGAGCAGCTCCTCGGTCGCAGTCGGCGACCACCTCTCTGGGTCCGACGCGAACCTCTCCTTCTCCTCGGGAAACTCCGAGAATGCGTGCATGCCGTGGGCGACCGTCGTGCTGGTGGTCTCGTTACCCGCCACGATCAGCAACGCGAAGTAGCCACCGAGTTCTTCTCGAGTCAGTCGCTGCCCGTCCACCTCGACCTGAACCAGCTCGGAGATGAGGTCCTCCCGTGGGGAACGCTCACGTTCCTCGGCGAGGGCGAGGCCATAGTCGCGAAGCGCGACCATGGCCTTGGTGCCCTCCTCGGGGGAGAACATGAAGTCTGGATCCTGCTCACCCATGGTGAGCTCGGTCCAACGGATCAGGTCGTCGCGATCCGCTTGGTCGACACCCATGATGTCGCAGATGATCTGTGCTGGCAGCGGCCGCGCGATGTCGGTGATGAAGTCGACCTCCTCACCCGTCGAGAATCTGCCGACCACGGCCTTCGCCTGTTCGCGGATGTACTCGTCCATCTTGGCTACCTGGCGCGGCGTGAAGCCCTTGCTGACCAGTCGGCGGAACCGCGTGTGCTCTGGAGGGTCCATCTCGATCATCGCGTTGCTGCCCGGCCGGACCTTGCCCTGGTCGGCGTCGTGGTGGGCGCGGGTGCCGTACCGGCTCGTGAAGTTCTGCCAGTCGCGAGTGACCTCACGGATGTCGTCATAGTCGACGAACGACCAGAACCCCTTGCCACACTCCGGGTGCTCGTGCCAGGCGATCGGCCGCTCGCGGCGCAGGATCTCCAAAGCGGCCCACCGATCCGACCGCAGCCAGAAGTCCGGGTCGGCCAGGTTGATCTCGTCGACCGAGAGGTCGGTCTCCGGAACATAGGTCGTCGTCATGCTTCACCTCGGTGAGATCGGTGGGACCGGCCTGGTTGCGAACCCCAACGTAACCAACACCACATCGGCCGTCAACTGCTGTGTTGATTCCTAAGCGCGAACGCCATGCCCATCGAGAGCCGGTGGTGGAGAACCGCTCTTCAACGCCGTCGTTGACGCAGCGCTGGACTGATGTCAGACTCAATCGCCGGCCACTCGACCTACGGAGGAACGATGAGCAGCGCCACCGCAGACAGGACGACCACGGATGTCGTGGCGTCCCTGCCCAGGAAGATGTTCATCGGAGGTTCGTGGCTGGATCCCCACTCCGAGCAGACACTGCCGGTCCTCAACCCAGCGACCGGCGCCGTGCTCTGCGACGTCCCCGCAGGGGATGCGTCCGACGTGGATGCTGCGGTGTCCGCCGCCCGGGCAGCCTTCGACGGGCCGTGGCAAACGTGGCGCCCCTATGATCGGCAGCGGCTGCTCCTGCGCCTGGCCGACCTGTTCGAGGAGAACGTGGAGGAGATCGCCCGGCTCGAGACCATGGACATGGGCGCTCCGCTCTCGCGCACCCGGATGACATCCGATCGTTGCGTCCGGCTGCTGAGGTGGTACGCCGCCAACTCGGTGCTGCTGCACGGGGAGACGATCCGGAACTCAGCGACGGACCAGGACTTCCTCACCTACACCGCACGGGAGCCGGTCGGCGTCGTGGGCGCCATCGTCCCGTGGAACGCACCGATGGTGATGTGCGTCTGGAAGGCCGGCCCGGCTCTTGCCACGGGCTGCACGATCGTTATCAAGCCCGCGGAGGAGGCACCGCTCGCACCTCTGTACTTCGCCGAGATGTGTCGGCAGGCCGGTGTGCCCGACGGCGTGGTGAACGTCGTGACGGGAGACGGGGAGACCGCAGGCGCCGCGCTGGCCGCCCACTCGGGAGTGGACAAGGTATCGTTCACCGGCTCCACGACCGTGGGGCGTGCCATCGTCCAGGCCTCGGCGGCGAACCTGAAACGCGTGACACTCGAACTGGGTGGCAAGTCCCCGGACATCGTGCTGAGGGACGCCGATCTCGACAAGGCCGTCCCCGGAGCCGCGATGGCGGTCTTCGCCAACAGTGGGCAGATCTGCAGTGCCGGCACGCGACTCTTCGTGGAGGAGTCCGTCTACGATGAGTTCGTCGAGCGACTGGCAGCGTTCGCCGACGATGTGGTCGTCGCCGACGGATTCGACGTCGATGCACAGATCGGCCCCGTCATCTCTGCCAGCCAGCTCAACCGCATCCGCGGATACCTCGAGAACGCGTCGACGGAGGGAGCGCGGACCGTGACCGGCGGCATCGATGACGAGCAGAACTCCCGCAGCGGAGGCTTCTTCGTGCGGCCGACCGTCTTCGCGGACGTGAAGGACGACATGCGGATCGCCCGGGAGGAGATCTTCGGGCCGGTGATCTCCGCCCTTCGCTTCACCGACATCGACGAGGTCGCACATCGAGCCAACCAGCTGCCCTACGGCCTCGGCGCCGGGGTGTGGACCCGCGACATCGGACACGCACACAGGCTCGCCGACCGCCTGCGGTCGGGAACGGTGTGGGTCAACTGCTATCAGCGAATGGACCCCGCCGTACCCTTTGGTGGGTTCAAGGAGAGCGGTTACGGCCGCGAGGGTGGAAAGGAGCAGTTCGATGACTACCTCAACACCAAGGCCGTCTGGATCAGCACGGACGGTGGGTGAGATGAACAGGACGGTGCTCACGTGAGCCAGATCGCCAGGCGACGGGCCGCTGCGGCAGCGTCCGCGGAGTCCAACCCCGCGTATGCCGAGAGGGTTCGGCTGATCCGGCAGGCCGCCAGCAAGGTCTTCCACGAGAAGGGCTTCCACGGCACCAAGCTCAACGACGTCGCGGAAGAGGCAGGCGTGGACCGGGCTTCCCTCTACTACTACGTCGGCTCGAAGGAGCAGCTGTTCCGCGACGTGGTCGCCGAGGCCGTGACAGGCAACATCGACAAGGCGGAGACACTCGTCGCCTCGGATCTGCCTGCACCCGAGAAGCTCTCTCGGCTGGTGAAGGATCTGATGGACTCCTTCGACCGTCACTACCCCTTCATGTACGTCTTCGTGCAGGAGGACATGACCAAGCTGACGGCCGACGACAACAACGAGGGCGACTGGCTGACCGCCGCGCGTGAATGGAACGCGCGCTACTTCAAGGCCGTACGCCAGATCATCCTCGACGGAATCAACGACGGAAGCATCAAGACAGCGCTGCCCGCCGGTGTCGTGGCCAACTGCGTCATCGGGATGATCAACTCCTCGAGTCGGTGGTACCGGCCCGAGGGACTCATGGATGCCTTCGAGATCGGCGAAGGGCTCTCGGACATCCTTCTGTCCGGGCTGGCCCGCTGATCCTCGCGCCGACGTGCTCGTCGAGGCTGGGGCAGGATGCGCGGGCCCGAGGATCGGGAGTTCGCGTCCGTGCAGGCTTCCTCTCGTGGTGCGCGCTGCGGTCTCAACCGGCCTTGTGGACATCGACGCCCGCACGCGCGACGCCGGCGAGCGGGTCGTAGGCCTTCCCCAACGAGTTCCAGATCATCCACAGCACGTTGTCGATGTCATCGATGACGGCGCCATGAGCCGGAGCCACCAGTTTCGGCGGATACGTCTCGAGGAGAGTCTGGAACCGATCGAGAAGCAGGTCGAACTTCACGAAATGGGTCCAGTACAGCGCGGCTTTCGTGATCCACAGGATCTGGTCGTCTGCCGGTGGCGTGCCGAGCTCGCTCGCGAAGAGGTTGCATTCACCTTCGAGATGAGTCGGCCGGTCGTCGCCTTCGAGGGGCGGCTGATGGGAGTAAGCGAACCCGTCGGCAACGAACAGAACGCCCGTCGACCGCTCGTAGCCCCACACCGTGCTGGGCAGATCCTTGACGATCGCGTCGAGGAAGACGAACCGATGGGAACCGAGATCGATCTCGTCTCCGATGGCGAATTCTACCAACCGGTCCGCATAGCTCGGGAAGTACAGCGGATAGTCGCGCACGTCGCCGGCGAGCTTCGCCGCTGGATACTTCTCGAGCAGGCGGACCACATTCCCGCAGTGCGCGATCTCGGGGTGGGACGGCACGATGAAGTCGACCGGGCGATCGCCCAGCATGGCGTCCAGGCGACCCTCCACCTGAGACCATTGGATCGGCGTGCCGGTGTCGTAGAGAAGGACGCCTTCGGACCCGACGATCAGGAAGGGAGCCACATGCAGGTGCGTCGTGACCCCCGACAGGGGCATCACCAGACACTCCGTGATCCACCACACGCCCGGCGCGATCTCGCGAGGCTCACTCGTGGCCGTCGACTCGGGACTCTCTTCGCTTTGCGTTGTCATCCTCACTGACCCCTCTCTTCCAGAACCTCGACCACCAGGTCGACGTGTCGCTTCACCACATCAGCTCCTCTGAGCACCTGACCACGTGCCGGGGCGATGACCTCCACCTCGTGACTGCTGAAGAAGTTGCGCAGGTCCTCGGTCAGTGCGCGTTTGTCCGCGAGTGGCAACCACCAGAACGAGGCATGGAGGTGCGCGCGGACGTCGTCGACGGTGATGCGGTCGTCCGCACCCGAGTCGATCGCGATCGAGTCACGCCTGTTGTCGTCGAGGATGCCGTGCGAGAACGCATCCGAGGTGAAGACCACCTTCGACCTGGCATCGTATCCCCAGTAGGTCGAAAGGATCCGCAGCGACGGCTTGTAGATCTCCAGCCGAGACTCCTCCGGGGTCCGCTCCACCACGATCGGCCGAACCCGGTCGCTCTCGACCGACATGGCTTCTTCGAACTGGTCGAAGCGATTGCGCATCCCGCCCGTGAAGATCTCCTGCACATCGTATTTCGCGATGATGCGGCCCAGATTCCCCACGGAGTCGAACTGCGCGCGACTCAGGAATATCTTGAGCGCCTGGTCCTTCGAGATCAACTGCTGCAAACCGGCCATGACGCCCTGTTCGACCGCCGGAAGGCCGGGGTCGATCAGGAGCGTATCGCCATCGACAAAGACATAGGTATTGGCAGGCTGCCAGCCCTTGTCGACCGGGCTCCAGCTGGCTCGGCCGTCCATCTCCACCAGACCTCCAACCGCGAAGAGCGTCCGAGGAACGACCTCGAAGGGCTCGGCGTATGCGTCGACGGACGTGGATGACGTTGTCGTCACCATCGGATCCTTTCTCGTTCCTTGTCAGTTCTGTCCCGGAGCGCCATGTCGATCGATCCGACTTCTCTCGGCGAATGTGCGGGCTCCATCGTGGGAGTCCCGGGTCGACTTCATCAGCAGATTGGCGTCCCGTGCGATCCGGATCGCCTGGTCGTAGGTACCCTCGCTCACGCGATAGAAGAGCTCCTTGGTCATCTGTACGGACGACCTGCTGCGGCCGGCAAGCTCCCGGGCGTAGGAGAGCGTCTCGGCCAGGAGGCGATCATCGGGCACCACACGATTCACCATCGAGAGCCGGGTGGCCTCGGCCGCGTCGATCCTTCGACCACTCAACAGCAACTCCATGGCCGGCTTGCGGCCGACCACCCGAACGAGGTTCGCCATCACCAGCGCCGCAACCTGACCGCGCAGCACCTCGGGATAGCCGAACGTCGCCGACTCGGCGGCGAAGACCAGGTCGCACGACAGCGCCAGCCCGCAGCCGCCAGCGAGCGCATGGCCGTTCACGGCCGCGATGACAGGGGTCGTCATCTGGACCAGCGCCAGATGCACGTTCATCGACTGATCGGTTCGAGCGCGCGTGACGAAGAAGTCGTCCTGGTCGTGCTGCGCGGACATCTCCTTGAGGTCGGCACCCGCACAGAAGGACGGGCCGGCCCCGGTCAGTACCACCATCCCGACGTCCGGATCCGCCTCCACTGCCCACAGGGCCGCCGAGAGCTCACCGAGCAACCGGCTGTCGAGTGCGTTGCGTGCTTCCGGCCGGTTGAGCGTCACTGTCGCAACGCCGGCCTCGACCTCGACCACGACCACGACCGTCACGAGCTGACACCCGCCGATGGCTGCGGCTCGGCACCCAGACGCGCCGTCCGACCAGGCAGCTCACGTCCGACCAGCTCGGCACAGAACCTGGATATGCGCACTGCGTCCTGGAGACGCACGCCCGTGGCGATTCCGCTTCGTTCGCACAGACTGATCAGGTCCTCGGTGCACAGGTTCCCCGAGGCATCCTTCGTGTACGGCGACCCGCCCAGGCCGCCCATCGCGGAGTCGAATCGCGTCACACCGGCATCCATGGCCGCCACCGTGTTCGCAAGAGCACTTCCGCGACTGTCGTGGAGGTGCAGCGCGACCGGAAGCTCGGGGTACTCCGCAGTCAGCGCGGACACCCACTTCAGGATCTGAGGAGGCACGGCCTCCCCACTGGTGTCACCCAACGTCACGCTCGAGACCCCCTGGTCGACCAGCCGGCCGGCGATCTGCAGCACCACGTCGAGCGACACGGTGTCGCCATAGGGACTCCCGAAGGCGTTGGCGATCGTGCCGATCACCGGAAGACCGCCGTCGACAGCGACGGACACGGCCTCGAGGACACCCGCGAGGGCCTCCTCCCTACCGCGACGGACGTTCTTGCGGCTCGCCTCGTCACTGGCCGAGACGAACACCGACACCGCGTCGACGCCAGCCTCCACCGCTCGGGCCGCGCCCTTCGCGTTGGGAACCGAAACGTCGAGCACCACACCCGGCCGGCGCCGTACGCGCTGCAACACCTCTGCACCGTCAGCCATCTGGGGTACGGCGGTCGGGCTGACGAACGACGTCACGTTCACATGGGTGAAGCCAGCATCGACCAGCATCTCCGTGAGCGCGACCTTGTCACTCGTGGCCACGATCCGCGGCTCGGCCTGAAGACCGTCGCGAGGCGTTACCTCCCGGATGTGGATGGCAGGGGGTTGCCGCATCGCAAGCTCGCTTCTCATGTCTGGGGATCAGTAGCTGCGCGGGAGTCCGAGCACCCGCTCACTGACGTAGTTGAGGATCATCTGGTTGTTGACCGGCGCAATCCGCTGGAGCCGGGCCTCCATCCAGTACCGGCCAACGTGGTATTCGCGGGCGAACGAGTAGCCCCCATGCGTCTGCATCGCGCTGTCGGCCGCGAAGTACGCCGCCTCCGAGGCGAGCCATTTGGCGGTGTTGGCCGCAGTACCCTGCTCCGCGACTGACGCGTCTCGGTCGAACAGGTCCACCGCCTCACGCACCATTGCGGCCGCCGCACGCAACTGCATGAAGGCGGCAGCCAACGGGTGCTGGACCGACTGGTTCATCCCGATAGGGCGATCGAAGACGACTCGCTGCCTCGCGTAGTCGACCGCCGTCTCCAGCGACCAGCGCCCGAACCCCACGGACTCGGCGGCGATCATCATCCGCTCGCCATTCAGCCCGTCGAGCAGATAGCGGAAGCCCTCTCCCTCGCTCCCCACCAGATCGGAGGCCTCGACAACGACGTCGTCGAAGTAGATCTCGTTGGAGTCCACGGCGTTGCGCCCGATCTTCCGAATCGGCTGGATGCGTACGCCGGGAGCCGACAGATCGACGAGGATCAGGCTCACCCCGTCTGTCTTGCGGGCGGACTGCTCCCGCGGCGCCGTCCTCACCAGCAGCAGGACCTTCTCGGCCTCCTGCGCTCCCGAGATCCACACCTTCTGACCGTTGACGACGTACTTGTCGCCCTCCCGTCGGGCGAAGGTGGTGATCCTCGTGCTGTCGGTGCCGGCATTGGGCTCCGTGACCCCGAAGGAGACCCGCATCTCGCCCGCGGCGATCCGGGGGAGGTACTTGCGGCGGAACTCCTCGTCGGCGTGGGCGACGATGGCATGGAGGCTGATCATCGAGGTGTGCACGGTGCTGCAGGCGTTCAGACCACCGCCCGCGGCCGCGACCTCCTCCAGCACGGCACACGCATCGCCGATCGAGCCACCGCCGCCGCCGTACTGCTCGGGAATGGTCAGTCCCAGATAGCCCGCCTTCGCGAAGGCCTCAAAGAAGTCCCAGGCGAACTCGTGGTCGGCGTCGTGCTTCTCCCAGTACGTCTCGTCGAACCGGGAACAGAGCTGGCGCACCGCTCGGCGCAGGTCGTTGTGACCCGTGGTCGTCTGGATGTTGAGCATGACGGTGATCGGACCCATCTCTCGAAGTACACGGCACTGCGAACGTTATCAACAAGTCCGTTGATGTCAATCGCCGCCAGACATCTCGCTGGATTGGAGCAACCTGCGGACATTGGACAATCGACTGTCAACGAGTATGTTGAGCAGGTGTCCATCCCAGGCTCAGTTCCCCTCACCCCAACGGCGGTGGCGATCACCGGTGGCGCCGGCGGCATCGGGCGTGCGATCGCACGCCGGGTCATCGCCGACGGCGAGCGCGCCGTCCTCCTAGACCTGCGCGGCGCAGACATCGACGACGCGCTGCTCGAACTCGGCGACAACTCCCACGGAGTGGTGTGCGACGTCACCGATCCCCACGCCGTCGCCGAGGCTGCGGTCCACGTGAACACCGAGCTCGGACCGGTGCGCGCGGTCGTGGCGGCGGCCGGCTGGGCCCAGCGCGGCGCGTTCCTCGGCTCACCGTCGTCCCTGTGGCAGCGGATACTCGACGTGAACCTGTTGGGCGTCATGAACGTCACCGAGGCGTTCGCGGCCTCCCTCCTCGAGTACGGCGAGAACGCGCGGCTGGTGTTCGTGAGTTCCGACGCCGCACGCATCGGAGTGCGGGACCTGGCGGTGTATGCCGCGGCGAAGGCCGGCGTCAACGGGTTCGCCCGGTCCTTCGCCCTCGAGACGGCCCGAGCCGGGCTCACCGTGAACGTCGTGAGCGCCGGGAGCACCGACGCGCCGATGCTAACAGAGGCGTACACACCCGAGGAGATCGAGAAGCGTCAGCGCGCGAATCCCGTCGGCCGCCTGGCCTCCCCTGACGACATCGCGTCGGCGGTGGCCCACTTCCTGCGCTCGGACGCGAGCTATCTCACTGGCCAGATCCTGAGCGTCAACGGCGGAACCTTCCGACCTTGCTGATCACACAAAGGAGCAGAAGATGAACACCCCGATTCCCGGGCTCGACGACATCCTGTTCACGACGGACGACGGCGTGGGGCGGATCACCATCAATCGCCCCGAGGTGCTCAACGCCCTTCGGCGCCAGACGTACGTGGAGCTGCTCG harbors:
- a CDS encoding flavin-containing monooxygenase, translating into MTSTDPTAERAQRVFEQWLSAFTPAVADGDLHMVGELVEPDGYLKDMLALTGGFRTFQGSTEIGLALVDAFPGVGLSNIRPSSDRIQPRCVRRSARDVVEGFFDFDTRVGRGTAFVRLVDAEPGPAKAWTILTALQELNGYEERIGPHRPEGLEYSQTFSGPNWLDRRNLDREYLDRDPEVLVIGGGQSGLILAARLVAQGVDVLVVEKTPRVGDNWRERYHSLTLHNEVWANSLPYMPFPPTWPTFMPKDKLAGWLEYYAEAMELNVWTSAEAASAEYDAEARTWRVEVRRAGHEPRSLTVPHVVLATGGASSIPHIPEIEGLSRFQGEVIHSSRYSSGSAYAGRRAIVVGTGNSGHDVAQDLHAHGVPVAMVQRSPTCVVSLKPSGTMVYAVYSEHPDIESIDLITASIPYPVLQTSYQWLTRKTCELDSELIDGLERVGFRTDYGPDGTGFHMKYLRQGGGYYINVGCSDLISAGEIPLVQAADIASFAEDGLRLADGTSLDADLVVLATGYLNQQEGVRRLMGDSVADLVGPIWGFDENHIMRNMWQRTAQPGLWIMGGSLVDGRVYSTFLALQIVAALRDVELGPGRDTAPSDSELSAAGTP
- a CDS encoding SDR family NAD(P)-dependent oxidoreductase, encoding MSDLRNRVALVTGAARGQGRSHAVRLAEAGANIIALDICADIDTADYGLGTEEDLAETEAQIRDTGRQVVATRADTRDQAALEQAVADGVAELGRLDIVVANAGILTYGKDRPAARFRDAIEVNLIGTWNTLEASVPHIVAGGRGGAVVITGSTNGTSGKASEVSAGARGYTASKHGLVGLMRSYALALGSESIRVSMVSPTGVNTPMVSLGGSRRWRNECRKCRGTCRMCCRFH
- a CDS encoding SDR family oxidoreductase; this translates as MSNVLPVPLIEASDVSAAVAWLVSDEARYVTGVNLAVDAGCALK
- a CDS encoding ferredoxin, whose amino-acid sequence is MSPDEHIVVDELVCEGAAVCEMLAPTIFQVGDDDVVSVRRQPDDDVTRAEAAEAVDRCPKQALRLMQVV
- a CDS encoding cytochrome P450; translation: MTTTYVPETDLSVDEINLADPDFWLRSDRWAALEILRRERPIAWHEHPECGKGFWSFVDYDDIREVTRDWQNFTSRYGTRAHHDADQGKVRPGSNAMIEMDPPEHTRFRRLVSKGFTPRQVAKMDEYIREQAKAVVGRFSTGEEVDFITDIARPLPAQIICDIMGVDQADRDDLIRWTELTMGEQDPDFMFSPEEGTKAMVALRDYGLALAEERERSPREDLISELVQVEVDGQRLTREELGGYFALLIVAGNETTSTTVAHGMHAFSEFPEEKERFASDPERWSPTATEELLRWSTPVRNQSRVLMNDIDFKGVHMRKGQKVATWFAAANRDPERFPDPHLFRIERDPNLHQSFGGGGPHFCLGANIARREISALFQELLRRFPGATVTEEPRPLRSMHINGIKSMQVRL
- a CDS encoding aldehyde dehydrogenase family protein; the protein is MSSATADRTTTDVVASLPRKMFIGGSWLDPHSEQTLPVLNPATGAVLCDVPAGDASDVDAAVSAARAAFDGPWQTWRPYDRQRLLLRLADLFEENVEEIARLETMDMGAPLSRTRMTSDRCVRLLRWYAANSVLLHGETIRNSATDQDFLTYTAREPVGVVGAIVPWNAPMVMCVWKAGPALATGCTIVIKPAEEAPLAPLYFAEMCRQAGVPDGVVNVVTGDGETAGAALAAHSGVDKVSFTGSTTVGRAIVQASAANLKRVTLELGGKSPDIVLRDADLDKAVPGAAMAVFANSGQICSAGTRLFVEESVYDEFVERLAAFADDVVVADGFDVDAQIGPVISASQLNRIRGYLENASTEGARTVTGGIDDEQNSRSGGFFVRPTVFADVKDDMRIAREEIFGPVISALRFTDIDEVAHRANQLPYGLGAGVWTRDIGHAHRLADRLRSGTVWVNCYQRMDPAVPFGGFKESGYGREGGKEQFDDYLNTKAVWISTDGG
- a CDS encoding TetR/AcrR family transcriptional regulator yields the protein MSQIARRRAAAAASAESNPAYAERVRLIRQAASKVFHEKGFHGTKLNDVAEEAGVDRASLYYYVGSKEQLFRDVVAEAVTGNIDKAETLVASDLPAPEKLSRLVKDLMDSFDRHYPFMYVFVQEDMTKLTADDNNEGDWLTAAREWNARYFKAVRQIILDGINDGSIKTALPAGVVANCVIGMINSSSRWYRPEGLMDAFEIGEGLSDILLSGLAR